In a genomic window of Salminus brasiliensis chromosome 12, fSalBra1.hap2, whole genome shotgun sequence:
- the nudt6 gene encoding nucleoside diphosphate-linked moiety X motif 6 isoform X1, whose amino-acid sequence MAVFSSALLRPFLNLLPAKGARSSASLRWLRRFSAGPDAEPRPVRALLRGETDRFGGVTVRHLPAQVSEATFSCMLRDSLSQWRSDGRIAAWLYVPLAQCRLAETAALHGFTFHHALGDTAVLSLWMGPGESRLPGYATHQVGVAGAVVDESSAKVLVVQDKNKTKNAWKFPGGLSDPGENIGATAVREVLEETGVRSEFRSLLSIRQQHNHPGAFGMSDMYLICRLSPLTYDISFCTQECLRCEWLDLAELAKTEDTTPVTSRIARLLLYGLEKGFDKIDLGVEEVPAVYTGLFYQIYHRQLPEGHN is encoded by the exons ATGGCGgtgttcagctcagctctacTGCGGCCGTTCCTGAACCTCCTGCCCGCAAAGGGCGCCCGCAGCTCGGCCTCTCTGCGGTGGCTCCGCCGGTTCTCCGCAGGCCCCGATGCGGAGCCTCGGCCTGTCCGTGCTCTGTTGCGCGGGGAAACAGACCGCTTCGGCGGTGTGACGGTGCGACATCTGCCCGCTCAGGTCAGCGAGGCCACTTTCAGCTGCATGCTGAGAG actcCCTCTCTCAGTGGCGCTCTGACGGGAGGATAGCAGCGTGGCTGTACGTACCGCTGGCCCAGTGCCGCTTGGCGGAGACTGCAGCGCTGCACGGCTTCACCTTTCACCATGCGCTCGGGGACACGGCGGTGCTCAGCCTGTGGATGGGGCCCGGGGAGAGCCGCCTGCCCGGCTACGCTACACACCAGGTCGGGGTGGCAG GTGCTGTTGTGGACGAGTCCAGTGCGAAGGTTCTTGTCGTGCAAGATAAGAACAAG ACTAAGAATGCATGGAAGTTCCCAGGTGGCCTGTCAGACCCAGGAGAGAACATTG GTGCCACTGCTGTGCGCGAGGTCTTGGAGGAAACCGGCGTGCGATCGGAATTCCGATCTCTCCTGAGCATCCGGCAGCAGCACAACCACCCCGGAGCGTTCGGTATGTCGGACATGTATCTGATCTGCCGCCTCAGCCCCCTGACCTACGACATCAGCTTCTGCACGCAGGAATGTCTGCGCTGCGAATGGCTGGACCTGGCCGAACTGGCCAAGACCGAGGACACCACGCCAGTGACGAGTCGCATTGCCAGACTGCTGCTGTACGGCCTGGAAAAGGGATTCGACAAGATCGATCTAGGCGTGGAAGAGGTTCCCGCCGTGTACACTGGCCTGTTCTATCAGATCTATCACAGACAGCTTCCTGAGGGGCATAATTAA
- the nudt6 gene encoding nucleoside diphosphate-linked moiety X motif 6 isoform X2 produces the protein MRSGTRRCSACGWGPGRAACPATLHTRSGWQTKNAWKFPGGLSDPGENIGATAVREVLEETGVRSEFRSLLSIRQQHNHPGAFGMSDMYLICRLSPLTYDISFCTQECLRCEWLDLAELAKTEDTTPVTSRIARLLLYGLEKGFDKIDLGVEEVPAVYTGLFYQIYHRQLPEGHN, from the exons ATGCGCTCGGGGACACGGCGGTGCTCAGCCTGTGGATGGGGCCCGGGGAGAGCCGCCTGCCCGGCTACGCTACACACCAGGTCGGGGTGGCAG ACTAAGAATGCATGGAAGTTCCCAGGTGGCCTGTCAGACCCAGGAGAGAACATTG GTGCCACTGCTGTGCGCGAGGTCTTGGAGGAAACCGGCGTGCGATCGGAATTCCGATCTCTCCTGAGCATCCGGCAGCAGCACAACCACCCCGGAGCGTTCGGTATGTCGGACATGTATCTGATCTGCCGCCTCAGCCCCCTGACCTACGACATCAGCTTCTGCACGCAGGAATGTCTGCGCTGCGAATGGCTGGACCTGGCCGAACTGGCCAAGACCGAGGACACCACGCCAGTGACGAGTCGCATTGCCAGACTGCTGCTGTACGGCCTGGAAAAGGGATTCGACAAGATCGATCTAGGCGTGGAAGAGGTTCCCGCCGTGTACACTGGCCTGTTCTATCAGATCTATCACAGACAGCTTCCTGAGGGGCATAATTAA
- the fgf2 gene encoding fibroblast growth factor 2, translated as MATGEITTLPAAPADGGSGGFPPGSFKEPKRLYCKNGGFFLRILPDGRVDGIREKSDPNIRLQLQATSVGEVVIKGLSANRYLAMSSDGRLYGARRATDECHFLERLEANNYNTYRSRKYSDWYVALKRTGQYKSGSKTGPGQKAILFLPMSAKT; from the exons ATGGCCACTGGAGAAATCACCACCCTACCCGCGGCCCCGGCGGACGGAGGCAGCGGAGGCTTTCCCCCGGGAAGCTTCAAGGAACCTAAGCGGCTCTACTGCAAGAACGGGGGATTCTTCCTGAGGATCCTTCCGGACGGGAGGGTGGACGGGATCCGGGAGAAGAGCGACCCCAACA TCCGGCTGCAGCTCCAGGCCACATCGGTAGGAGAGGTGGTCATCAAAGGCCTGTCTGCGAACCGATACCTGGCCATGAGCTCCGACGGGAGGCTGTATGGAGCA AGACGAGCGACTGACGAGTGCCACTTCCTGGAGCGTCTGGAGGCCAACAACTACAACACCTACAGATCCCGGAAATATTCGGATTGGTACGTGGCCCTGAAGAGGACGGGGCAGTACAAGAGCGGCTCAAAAACCGGACCCGGCCAAAAGGCTATCCTCTTTCTCCCGATGTCCGCAAAGACCTGA